A part of Rhodamnia argentea isolate NSW1041297 chromosome 8, ASM2092103v1, whole genome shotgun sequence genomic DNA contains:
- the LOC115755850 gene encoding proline-rich receptor-like protein kinase PERK9 gives MRASRYSFAHSLSTLLLLFLLATAAQVRARPLLLAERLRMTVEDYGRSLRPLPLRHAASPPVMRPCKEMPATAAATATRRNNYRYDEVVGATYSPPPPPPKVAPPTHQITCLNSPPSDGDLIISMVTDLDFGAPSKSPPPPPKVAPPQKPGTDDLEAPSRSPPPPPKVAPPRKPGTNDFEAPSRSPPPPPTVSPPSHQTNNSERTYKSPPPSGNSLPSTHHLTEEFGRLNMINSERSPPSAESYYSAY, from the exons ATGAGGGCTTCTCGTTATTCTtttgctcactctctctctactctcctcctcctcttccttctaGCCACTGCTGCTCAAGTTCGAGCTAGACCTCTTCTACTTGCAG AGAGGTTGAGAATGACAGTTGAAGACTATGGAAGGTCATTGAGGCCACTGCCTCTGCGGCATGCGGCATCGCCGCCTGTAATGAGGCCATGCAAAGAGATGCCTGCAACGGcagcggcgacggcgacgaggAGAAATAACTATAGATATGATGAAGTTGTGGGAGCGACATactcgccaccaccaccacctccaaaAGTAGCTCCACCGACCCACCAAATCACATGCTTAAACTCTCCTCCTTCAGACGGTGATTTGATCATATCAATGGTTACTGATCTCGACTTTGGGGCACCATCAAAatcaccacctccacctccaaaAGTAGCACCCCCACAGAAACCAGGGACCGACGATCTTGAGGCGCCATCAAGATCGCCGCCTCCACCCCCAAAAGTAGCACCCCCGAGGAAACCAGGGACCAACGATTTCGAGGCGCCATCAAGATCACCACCTCCACCCCCAACAGTATCACCCCCATCCCACCAAACCAACAATTCCGAGAGGACATACAAATCACCACCGCCATCTGGGAATTCATTGCCTTCGACCCACCACTTAACCGAAGAATTTGGCCGACTTAATATGATTAATTCAGAAAGATCCCCGCCCTCTGCCGAGTCTTATTATTCAGCTTATTAA